The Flavobacterium sp. N2270 genome contains the following window.
TAGATAAAGCAGATTTTCTTGCTAATCTTTTTAAGTTTTTGTTCAATTTGAAAGAATAACTTCTTGGTCTTGGACCAAAAACAGTACCTCCTCCTTTAAATAAAGGATTCTTAATACTACCAGCACGAGCTGTACCTGTTCCTTTTTGCTTTTTAATCTTACGAGTACTTCCAGTAACCTCTGCTCTCTCTTTAGCTTTATGAGTACCTTGTCTTTGATTTGCTAAGTATTGCTTAACATCAAGATATACTGCATGATTATTTGGCTCAATTGCGAATACTGAATCAGAAAGTTGAACTTTTCTTCCAGTATCTTTTCCGTTGAAATCTACTACTTTTACTTCCATTACTTCTGAATGATTACATAAGAGTTCTTGTGTCCAGGAATAGCTCCTTTAACAACTAATAAGTTCTTTTCAGCAACAACTTTCAAAACTTTTAAATTTTGAACTGTAACATTATCACCACCCATTCTACCAGCCATTCGCA
Protein-coding sequences here:
- the rplD gene encoding 50S ribosomal protein L4 encodes the protein MEVKVVDFNGKDTGRKVQLSDSVFAIEPNNHAVYLDVKQYLANQRQGTHKAKERAEVTGSTRKIKKQKGTGTARAGSIKNPLFKGGGTVFGPRPRSYSFKLNKNLKRLARKSALSIKVKESNLIVVEDFSFEAPNTKNFINVLKALGLENKKSLFVLGDSNKNVYLSSRNLKASSVVSSSELSTYTILNTNSLVVLEGAIGEIEENLSK